The nucleotide window tcttattAATTGAATCAACTCAGTGCGCGAACTTTAATTATGAGTAGCAGTCGTTTGACGCGCTCACGAAGAAGAGAAAGTAGCGGAGAAGAACCTTTTGTTATGGAGAATCCGCGGGTCCCTGAAACAATTCCATCGCCTTCAGTGGACCCTCTTCCAATTCCTTCGACAATCTCTCAAATTGATCTGCTGAAGATCATGTCTCAACAGCAAGAGGCTGCTGAGCGCCAACAACAGCAACTTCTTCAGCTGCTTCTTGATCAACAAGAGcagcgaaaaagagaacaagaacaacagttggaacagcgaaaaagagaacaagaacaacagttGGAACAGCGAAGAAGAGAACAGGAACAACAGCTGGAACAGCGCAGGCTTGATCGAGAGGCACAAGAACGATCCGAAACTAGTCTACACGAACTGttccggacgactgtggcagctcttcaggctGTTCATCAGGTGAATGGCTCAGGAGAACCGGCTGTCACTCCACGAGGTTCCGGAGTCATTACGccgcttccctctcctgttccttCTCCTGTTCCCGTTCCCGCTGTTCGACAGGTCCGACATCCAGGACAGTTCCAGGATGTACGAGACttaaggtctgtgccttttactaGGGGAGTAGTTGAATCCCCAATTGGTAGAGTAACGGTTAATAATGAGGTTGGTTTTTCCGAGTCTTTGCCTCAAGTTCGACCtcaatattctcattttaatcaattaaataattcaggaTTTCCTGAGGTTGCTTCTCAGATTAATGAGAAGCCTCTTtatcctttaaaaccgccaatttttgacggaaaagtTCCATGGGCAGATTACGAACGCcagtttaatacaattgctaaacataatcagtgggactccgccatgagggcccacagtcttgcctcctgtcttcgaacgccggctttgaacgttttaacggcgttgtctgaggaagaaatctctgattatgaaaaacttagttctgcattaaagttgaggtacggaaatgaccacttaACAAAACTGTACACAGCACAATTACAGACgagaagacaaggacgagacgaagaccttgcgtctcttagtcaggacattgaacggctttctcgtatagctttgccggatcacgagccgtctcgtaactTATTAGCAACGCAAGCTTTTTTGAATGCGATTAATGATccggaaattaaaatggccgttggaacgtcgggcctcacttctctgcggga belongs to Neodiprion lecontei isolate iyNeoLeco1 chromosome 5, iyNeoLeco1.1, whole genome shotgun sequence and includes:
- the LOC124294393 gene encoding uncharacterized protein LOC124294393, which encodes MSSSRLTRSRRRESSGEEPFVMENPRVPETIPSPSVDPLPIPSTISQIDLLKIMSQQQEAAERQQQQLLQLLLDQQEQRKREQEQQLEQRRREQEQQLEQRRLDREAQERSETSLHELFRTTVAALQAVHQVNGSGEPAVTPRGSGVITPLPSPVPSPVPVPAVRQVRHPGQFQDVRDLRSVPFTRGVVESPIGRVTVNNEVGFSESLPQVRPQYSHFNQLNNSGFPEVASQINEKPLYPLKPPIFDGKVPWADYERQFNTIAKHNQWDSAMRAHSLASCLRTPALNVLTALSEEEISDYEKLSSALKLRYGNDHLTKLYTAQLQTRRQGRDEDLASLSQDIERLSRIALPDHEPSRNLLATQAFLNAINDPEIKMAVGTSGLTSLREATAKALEVEAMRKQYFGLSKLRRIEVSENTSGRQKFEK